The nucleotide sequence CCCGGCCGAGGTGACGGCCGCCGAGACGCTGCGGGCGCGGGTCGCCGAGGGCGAGTTCACGGTCCGGACCGAGGACGTCGGCGGCCGCGTCCGGTCCGGCGACCAGGCAGCAGACGACAACGACGACCGGGAATGAGCGCATGACGAGCAAGACGGACGAGGCCCTCGGGTACGAGCAGGCCCGTGACGAGCTGATCGAGGTCGTACGGCGGCTGGAGGCCGGCGGGACGACTCTGGAGGAGTCCCTGGCCCTGTGGGAGCGGGGCGAGGAGCTGGCCCGGGTCTGCCG is from Streptomyces asoensis and encodes:
- a CDS encoding exodeoxyribonuclease VII small subunit, which codes for MTSKTDEALGYEQARDELIEVVRRLEAGGTTLEESLALWERGEELARVCRRWLEGARARLDAALADEDEAEESGQGA